One segment of Herbaspirillum hiltneri N3 DNA contains the following:
- a CDS encoding protein kinase domain-containing protein: MKSTPIAGNDPYSLSNTEQPHPNRNAAPSSTQPPLRASHSPASITRQGQGIAHQLQSEHAASRPVSPTMSLAELNQALDLGKQQAIAHLDACMPQAFAGMPMRMTTADLQRYHAQHLAQAEQAFDLTRLSAQAERLDASAPDDENHATLNLQSAYDEISEHLTALYKEAGWYMDLKKGAVKWEAQSPMVWIRHCDFENLNALPGPSHEGEHGTVSPYESQGQRFAVKTAKSRNSSSDVLTIEFEGYKRVLDKAGLHRNMMVPIGLGKVDRKRRLLLGHVDGPNGQVRFAELRQCRQRGLLSERQFQSVFKYFMRRGLSVVGHLAEAGIVGGDFKPDNIVFDAEHEPIFGDLGMWSESGAPAEGKTPIYGAPEADPDDERGVTASADLFSLCATTVAAMHGEQGLYVVEEGHTKLVWPNLVYNHSPSQTPSVRHPASEDTPRGQFFSVAMKLDPDQRISLAAARQHPYLNTTDTGAPEMSDDDVKAMMSDALEQLHQQLQQEQQQAA, encoded by the coding sequence ATGAAATCGACACCTATCGCGGGAAACGATCCTTATTCGCTTTCCAACACTGAACAGCCGCATCCCAACCGGAATGCGGCGCCATCGTCCACGCAGCCGCCGCTGCGCGCATCTCATTCACCTGCCTCCATCACCCGCCAAGGCCAGGGCATTGCGCATCAGCTGCAGAGCGAACATGCCGCCAGCCGTCCGGTCTCCCCGACCATGTCATTGGCGGAACTCAACCAGGCCCTTGACTTGGGCAAGCAACAGGCCATCGCGCATCTCGATGCATGCATGCCGCAAGCCTTCGCCGGCATGCCGATGCGCATGACCACCGCAGACCTGCAGCGTTATCATGCGCAGCACCTGGCGCAGGCCGAGCAAGCGTTCGACCTGACGCGGCTGAGCGCGCAGGCTGAACGCCTGGACGCATCCGCCCCAGACGACGAAAACCACGCTACGCTCAATCTGCAATCAGCCTACGACGAGATCAGCGAGCACCTCACGGCGCTGTATAAGGAAGCTGGCTGGTACATGGACCTGAAAAAGGGTGCCGTCAAGTGGGAAGCTCAAAGCCCGATGGTATGGATACGCCACTGCGACTTCGAGAACCTGAACGCCTTGCCTGGCCCGTCGCATGAAGGTGAGCATGGCACCGTGTCGCCCTATGAAAGCCAGGGCCAGCGCTTTGCCGTCAAGACAGCCAAATCGAGAAACAGCAGCAGTGACGTGCTGACCATCGAATTCGAGGGCTACAAGCGCGTTCTGGACAAAGCCGGCTTGCATCGCAACATGATGGTGCCGATTGGCTTGGGCAAGGTTGACAGGAAGCGTCGACTATTGCTTGGCCATGTCGACGGCCCCAACGGACAGGTGCGTTTCGCCGAACTGCGACAATGCCGGCAGCGTGGCCTGTTGAGCGAGCGTCAATTTCAGAGCGTCTTCAAGTATTTCATGCGGCGCGGTCTGTCGGTGGTGGGCCATCTGGCCGAGGCCGGCATTGTTGGAGGTGATTTCAAACCGGACAACATCGTCTTCGATGCCGAGCATGAGCCCATCTTCGGCGACCTAGGCATGTGGAGCGAAAGCGGCGCCCCGGCCGAGGGAAAGACGCCCATCTACGGCGCGCCGGAAGCCGACCCCGATGACGAACGAGGCGTGACCGCCAGCGCAGACCTGTTCAGCTTGTGTGCGACGACAGTTGCTGCCATGCACGGCGAGCAAGGTTTGTACGTGGTCGAGGAAGGGCACACCAAGCTGGTCTGGCCCAATCTGGTCTATAACCATTCGCCAAGTCAAACGCCGTCGGTACGTCATCCTGCCTCCGAAGACACGCCGCGTGGCCAGTTCTTTTCGGTGGCGATGAAGCTCGATCCAGATCAGCGTATTTCGCTGGCCGCGGCGCGTCAGCACCCTTATCTTAATACCACCGATACCGGCGCCCCGGAAATGAGCGACGACGACGTCAAGGCGATGATGAGCGACGCGTTGGAGCAACTGCACCAGCAACTGCAGCAAGAACAACAACAGGCCGCCTGA